In the Budorcas taxicolor isolate Tak-1 chromosome 1, Takin1.1, whole genome shotgun sequence genome, CCAGAGTGGATGCAAGTCGCGTGGCCCACACTGATTCTACCTTGCGTTACAGTTTCCACCCGctcatctttctctctcccatccccacTGCAGTCGCCTTGAAGGCTGCGACGGGGCCTCCTTCTCTTCATCTCAGGCTCCACCTCAGCACTGCCAACAATGGGGGCTGGATGGTTGTCTGCCGTGGAGGGAGCTGCCCTGTGTATTATAAGATGTTTAGCAGTGACCCTGGCCTCTACCCAGACGCCAGAGCACCCCACTGGGACGATCAAAAATGTCTCCgtggtttagtcgctgagtcatgtgcgactcttccgaccccatggactgtagcctgccaggctcctctgtccacaggattctccaggcaagaacactggagtgggttgccatttccttctccagaatgtctccatgctcagccataaaaaagaacaaaataatgccatctgcagcaacagggatggacctagagattgttgtactgaatgaagtaaatcagacagagaaagacaaatatcgtataatGTTGCTTAAATGTGGAACCTAaagaaaaaggtacaaatgaacttatttacaaaacagaaatagagtcacggATGTAGAAAACCAACTATGGTTACCTGGGGATAAGGTTGGGGGAGGCATAAACTGGAATACTAGGACTGAGATGTACAcactatgatatataaaataaataactaataagaacctgtatagcacagagaactctactcagtactctataaTGGCCTATGTGAGAAAAGACTCTAAaacaatcttcaaaaaaaaaaagagtggatatatgcccATCCATATGTtgaaactgattcactttgctatacagcagaaacacaacagtgtaaattcactatactccaataatttttttaaaaagtgtctccagatattgccaaatgcCCCCTGGGGACAGTTCTGACCGTAGTTGCAAACCACTGATGGAGAGCATCAGGGTAAGCTTCCCAGAGCCCCACAATCAAAATTTGTGCTAACTGATTAAATGCATCAGTCTCCTGAGTTTTGAAGAGAAAAGGAGGCTTCCTCTGAGCAGGCCTGGCTGTGAAGTGCTCAGGCCACTGCCCTGACATCTTCCCGCCGAGCCCTGCCCTGTCCCACCACAGGTCGTGGGTCAGCTTACTTGACCTAACCAGCTCTACATCGCGTGTGTTCCAGCATCTGAGATGCAGCCTGCCTAAGGGGACCCggccaggaagggaggggagcgCTTTTCCTCTCACTCTGGGAATTCTGGATAGCTAAACCTTAACAGCATGACACAAAGCTGCcaactgcttttgtttttaattgtcagAGGGAAGCATCAGGCTTTCAAGTCAGCCTATGAAGCCTCCCCAGGacactttttcttcttccagcccCAAGACGAAGGCTTGCCAATGGATGTCAATCTCTCTAGCCCGAGGGGTTTAAGCTCATCCTCTTTCCCCCCAGGTCCTGTCCACcagtttcttaaagaaaatttccAGCTGTATTTTAACTTCAGGATGAGTGCTAAAGTGTTTACAAATTGCTGAAGCTCTGAGACTCATGAATCTTGGGAGACAATTTCAATAATTCTTTACAGCAAGAATCagcagactttttaaaataaagagccAGATAGCAGATATTTTAGGCTCTGCAGGCCTCTGACCTCTTTTGTAATTACTCACTTGCTGTTGCCACCCAAACGCAGCTACAGACCACtaaatgaatgggcatggctgtgttccaataaaactttatttacagaagcAAGTTGTGGGCCAGGTTCAGCCCACAGGCTGCGAAGATTCCTGACCTAGAACATCTCCAATGATGAACCAGCCTTTGCCACCCCAATGTGGTGGAAAATTTCTCAAGAGAAAAATTGTGCTGTTctttttaccaacaaaagtcaTACCAAATTCCCCAGAGATTGATAGGAAGACATTGAGGTGCTGATTCCAAAGGCCTTTTGGTCTCCGGTTACCATTTGTCTGCTGCTAACCTTTTCAAGTTACTAAAGTTAAACTTTGCGCTTGCTTTCCAAAGCGTAGAGGCTGCCAGTGGGAGACTCTGCCTCTCTTTTCTGGAGGTTGATCTCACttgtccccatcccacccctcaggaAAATATGCAAGTCATGCAGATGCAGCCAAGAGGACCACTGCTTGAGCTCTGACCTGGAAGACGATCGGAAAATTGGCCGCTTGCTGATGGACTCCAAGTATTCCACGCTCACAGCCCGGGTGAAAGGCGGGGACGGCATCCGGATTTACAAGAGGAACCGGATGATCATGACCAACCCCATTGCCACAGGGAAAGATCCCACCTTTGACACCATCACCTACGAGTGGGCTCCCCCTGGAGTCACCCAGAAACTGGTAAGACAGCTTCCTGCAACCAAGTGGTTATTTCCCTTCTCTTGTAAATAGGAGTCATGCCATGGGTTCCTGAATGTCAAAGACAAGGGAACACAGGTGCAAGGTTATAAGAATGGTAGGAGTAGCTATGGTTTCATAGCTGCTCCTACCTCTGGGATCTTGAAGTGAAAACTATCTGGGCCTCATTTTTCCTCATCCATGAAATGGGTAGAGGTGTTCATGGGAATTCCAGCTGCAGTACACAGTTGCTTATGGTTCCCTTTGggctctctgcttctgaatagAGGATGCTTTATACTTCAGAATTCTCAGAGTGCTTGTCTTCATCCACAAGTTGttcattttccctcaaagtgGGCTGTGATGTGCCTTTTGCAAGCCTAGGGGAGAACACAGGAACACTCCTCTCTTCTCCCTAACCCCTGGGCTTGGAAGGGAGTTATGCCAGTTTACTTTACATAACTCTGGGGAAATGGCACTCAGAGAAGGACAAGGCCTAGAGAGAGCAGGTGACTTGCACAAGTCACCCCCCTTCAGCTTCCAACTAAAAGGACCCAAGGGAAGTCCCCATGAACAGGCCTCACCCCAGACAATTAAGTTGGTAAGCTCCAGACAGCAGGGTCAGAATCATCAGACATGAGAATTTAAATGAACATCCCACGCAGGTCCCTTCAAGACCCAGAGCAGTGGACTAGCACCCCTCAAATTTCCACAAGTGCAGAAACTATCTGGAGAGCTTGCAGAAACACACCCAGCAGGCTCGGGGCTGGCGTGCCAAGCTCCCAGGTCATGCTGAGGCTGCCAGCTCCTAGACCACACCTGAAGTAGCAAGGACCTGGGTGATTTCTGCAGGTTAATGAGATTTTTAGAAGCCCTACAAGGTTAGCAATGCAGACCCGCCACTGAATCCCATCCCTCCTGGGAGAAAAGAAGtgcctttccagtcctgtgtggCCTGGCCCTGCAGGCACCTCCCGCAGTTCCTGCCATGCCCCCTCACTCAGTACCGGGCAGTGCGCTGACCTGCCTTCCTGCCCTGGACCACTCTAGGCTCCTGCCCTCCCCCGGGTTCGCACATGCTGTTTCCTCTACTCGAAACATCCTTTCCTGGCTCTCTGTATAGCTGGGTCCTTCTGTCAATCAAGTCTCAGACGGGCCTCACCACACTACCCCATCTACAGCTGATGTCACTCATCCCACTAGacatttttctccctctctccattcTCCATGGTCTCCTtagaagatcttttttaaaatttatttattttttattgagggataattgctttacagaattttgctgttttctgtcaaacctcaacgtgaACAGCCATAGGTATATCCTTAGAATCTCTTATTTCAAGCTGTCCTTGTCTCATGCAAGCCTGTGCTTCATTATCACCCAGAgcatgtgtacatgtgtcctGTGCATGGTGCATCCTTTGCCTCACACTGCGCAGAGCGTGCAGCGGGCTTGATGAGTATTTGTGCCCAGGTGACCTCCCAGCCAGTTACACACCATGTGTGGTCAGTGAGTGGGCTGGACCTGCTCCGTAAAAATCCTTGTGACTGGCCCACAAACAGAAGCACAGGAATTGAGAATAAATATCAGGAAACCTCTGTGGCAACTGACACCCAAGTGCGTGATGGCCAAACAAAGCTCTCGTGTGCACAGCCTCCCGTGGCCTGAGAACCGTCTCACCAGGCACAGTGAGCCCACAGATCGTCCTGCAATTCAAACCACCCAACAGAACCCCCAAGCAAACCTTGATTCTTTACCATAGAAGGTTCAAGTCTGGAGTTTAAGGGAGGAGGGGTACAGAAATCCCTTCTAAATAAAGCAAAGAGAGACAAAGTtctgggtgttttttttaatctttgctttttgagaaGCATACTTTCAAAGAACACTTCAGCATGCATGAGATGCCTGAGCTTAGCCACCTGGTGAGGTAGGAGTCAGTTTACCTGTGAGGGGACACAATGGTTCACTGCCCTTTGCCACACGAGGGGATAGGCAGGGGCAGGTCAGGAGCCACAGAGGGAGGCATTGAACAACAGCAGTGCCAGGTTCCGGTGGTTCCGAACACAGGTCTGCCTCCAGCACCCGGGCCTGGGTGAGCCATCACTGGGTCTCCAAGATGTTAGTGGAAACTAAAGCAAGAATCTCATAAAAGAGCCGGCTGTGGGCGACAGGAACTGGCTGGTGAAAACCTCAAATGCTTCGGCCCCAGCCTAATCAGAGGAAGGCATCGTCGGGCCGTGATTAATGCCGGCTCATAAAACCGCACGGGATAAAGGCCCTTCTGTCTGCCCTGTGTCTGGCCTGCCTGAGCAAGTCGCATTTCTGAGATTGGATGACTCTCCTCCCACTCACCCTTCCAACTTTTCCTTAAATTACCAAGTGATCGGGACTGACTACATTTTGGAAATGGCCTGAATTTTGCTCTTTATCACCCTTCCCAACCAGAATAAAAACCAGAGAAATTCTTGAGCTTTTAAAGACTGAAGTCATGATAAACCTAATtgctagtatttattgagtacataCTGTGTGCCAGGCGCTATGCTAAGAGCTATACATGcatggaaagtgttagttgctcagttgtgtctgactctttacaactccacggactatggcccaccagggtcctctgtccacgagatttcccaggcaaggatactgaagtggattgccatttcctactctagggaatcttcccaacccagggatagaagaacccaggtctccagcattggctggtggatttttaccgtctgagccatttgtgggggggggggggggggggtgcattactgctcccattttacagaggagcaaACAGAGGCTGGGGAGGAGTCCATGCAGGACTGGCACTCTCATGTGCCATCATCTACCCCTGAACCCAGGGCGACACCACGGCTCAGCCTCCCACTGCTCAGTTTCCCACTGAGCCCTACTGGGCCTCAGCATCCTTCTCAGCACCTCACTCTAGGCTGCCAGGACTGACCAGGACCGCGTGGAATGTGAAGCCCATTTACCGTCCTTGTCTGACAGCTGGAGAagatagaaaaaggaaaaccagGACTGGGTCTTCTGACCTTGGAGTCCGTGTGTGTCCTACTGCCCAACCCTGGGAAAGAGCACCTTTCTCCTCcacttttctttctgatcttttgatTTCTCTCCTGGAAAAGCCTGATTCTGGGAACCTCTTCCCCAAGAATTCTCTACCAGAGAGCAAAGCACCAAATGATTCAGAAAGGTCATCCAGTCTTAAACCAAAGATTGGTTTAGGACCTAAAGCAGTCTTCCCAACTGACCTGAGAAAAGGCCTCTTGCTAAAGGTTTTGGGAACATGACCTTGGTTGGCTTCCTGGAGAGATCACTGATTCTGACCCAATCTCTCTTTCCATTGCCCCCTTCCCACGTCCATGCCAATTGATGGCAACTGTCTGAGAGCTATGTTGAGGTGGGTTCTGAGACCCTCATTGGGGTTGATTATTAATGTCTGCCATGTGTGAGTGAGTACGGAGTGGTAGCATAGGCCTCAAGCCAGCCAGGATCACGAAACACAACCAGATGCTGGGGCCTTGTCAATGCAGAGGCAGAGAGCTGGTACCCAGCTGGGGCTTTAAGCTGCAACAGGAAAAGTAGGTCTCTATCTCCAGGATGCCAGCCAGGCACCCCTTAGCTCTGCAGGTCACACACACAGTCTCAACCACAGGGTTGATTTATAAAGTCAAGCAGGGAGGGGTGCAGGCCCTAGAAGGTGGGAGCCATACAGAGATCCAGGGCCTGGGCATCCTGGCACCAGGCAATGCTTCCACAGAAGGCAGCAGCCACGGCCATGGGCATCAGGCCATCCGGCGggagggttagggtcagggttggGCACAGAGGTGGAAAACAGAGGATAGACAATTTGCGTTTCACACTTTCtcaagctgtgtggccttgacCTTTATCTCCCCATACCTGAGACCCACCCAAGTGTAAGATTTCtactcattttaaagaaaagcaagccAGAAAACTAATGAAAGGCCAATCAGACAGTTATCCATGGCCATATGTATAGTTAGATGGCCTATCATCTTATCCCAGCCATATCAGTGTGGAAATGTTATTGACCTGAGACCTTGTCGATTCTACTATTAGAAGGGgcctttgcatattttaaaattaataaaccaTGAAATGCCTTCTGCCTATAAGGATTTAATTATACTTTGCTAAGAAAAGCGattttaaatgagtttttttttaatgagaagcaTTGCCATGAGGTAAATGAGGTAAAAATCTTCagtttttaaggaaacaaaatcCCTGTTGCAGAGCCAGCAGATGTGAAATGAAAGTCTACTGAAATTATCCCATTCTCATCAAGCATGTGAAGCTGTAGTTACGACTTGGGGGAGAGTGGAAGCTTGTTCAGGCCTCTCATGGCTGTTCCCCAAAGATTCACCCCTTTTCTTCCTTGAGACTAATCCTTGGGTTCTCCAAAACCTGGAGGAGCCCAGGTCTTGCCAGGGCTCAGATTTCCCATGCCCGGCTGCATGGGAATCACGGTGCTGGGCCTCCCCCTCCGCAGGGCCTGCAGTACATGGAGCTCATCCCCAAGGAGAAGCAGCCGGTGACCGGCACCGAGGGCGCCCTCTACCGCCGGCGCCAGCTCATGCACCAGCTCCCCATCTACGACCAGGACCCCTCTCGCTGCCGTGGACTTTTGGAGAACGAGCTGAAAGTGATGGAAGAGTTTGTGAAGCAGTATAAGAGCGAGGCCCTGGGTGTGGGCGAGGTGGCCCTCCCCGGGCAGGGCGGCTTGCCCAAGGAGGAGGGGAAGCAGCAGGAGAAGCCTGAGGGAGCCGAGACCGCCGCCCCGACCGCCAACGGCAGCATCGGTGACCCGTCCAAGGAATACGTAAGTCTGTCCCACCCCTCCGTCCATCCACCCATGCATGCCTCGGGTCTGGATGAAAATGCCCAGGTCGGGGCTGCAGGGTCAGGGCCCCAGCTCCAGGCCCTGTTCCTTCATTCCTGCGTTCATCTATGGTCGTGGTCCAGACGCGGTCACAGACAAGCAGAGCCTACCAGCTCAGAGAGAGGGCATCTCTCCTTGCTCGATGGTGAGGGTGGgcttgggggtggaggggaggcccCCTCTGGCCTTGCAAGAGTCACTAGGAGTCCCCTGGGCCTTTGGGCTCTTCATGGGAGGCCTGTGTTGCCTTCAAGAGGTAAGCATGCCCTATAAGAGGTGAGAGTCTCAGAGCATGGCAGTCAAAGGACTGAATGAAGTGCCAGGTGGCGATGGTGTGGTACTGCGGAGCTGGCAAGGTCAGCGGAGGCACATTTCCTGAAGAGTCAcgccctccatccatccatcactcAGGGATCCATTAGCCTGTACTGTCTGCCGAGATCCAGGAAATTAAACAAGCAGAGGACCCTGTCCCCATACTGGGATGTCATAGACTTAAGACTTTACTCCAAGGGCCATAGAAAACAGTGGTGGGCTTGAGACTGGGGGCCACATGGGGCTATCTGCTAAGTTTCATGGGACCCCAACCCTAATCCCCATCAGTCAAGAGGCCCTGTGACTCTACGTGACATTTGGAAATACAAGTCCCAATCCATCAAGCAAATCACCTGCCTTGCTGGCAACAGGCAAGAGTCACCCACATGAGCCAGGAACCCCAGGGAAATGCCCACCCAAATGATGCTGTCACTACGTCAAGAAGGGGGTCTCTCTTCTCTGTAGTAACTCACATTTGCTATCCAAAACCTGCGTTCTGTCTTTCCAACGACCACCCGATGGGCACATTCATTTGGGATTGCTATCCAATGAACTCGaagacaaaaaaatgaaactgacttTCGCTAGCACAAAGTAGTGCTGGTGTTGAAAAGACCTGTTTCTCAGGAAGAATTCACACCCCaggagttgattttttaaaattacatgcaGTGACCATGTTTTCAGAAACCAGCTCCCTCTCCAGCCCTGCTCTCTATCCGCCCTCCAGTAGCCATCGCCTCTTAACAGCTAAGTACTGTGGAATTCCAGATTGAAAGGCAGCTTCTTGAAGTCTGTGACATCTCCCAGTTGCCATTCCCAGGAGAGAAATGCTGATCTGAGAACGTATTTCATCCTGGATTCCACATGTTTGGACAGCGTGGAAGTAGGGCAGAGGCAGCCTAAGATCCCAGGTCCTTGGCAACAGTCAGCTCTAGAAAATAGCTCTGACACTTTAGAAGCTTTTAAACAAGACCAGACAGTAAATAGGGAATCCACAGGAAGGTGATATTGGTGGGTTGGGCTGGTTAGGGAAGACAGACTTTTCCTTCCTTAgtagttgttgttgagtcgctcgctaagtcgtgtccaactctttgtgaccccatggactgcggcacgctaggcttccctgtccttcactatctcccagagtttgttcaaactcgtgtccattgagtcgatgatgccatccaaccatctcatcctctgtctccccatcttcctcctgccctctatctttcccagcatcagggtcttttccaatgagtcagttcttcacatcaggtggccaaagtattggagctgcagcatcagtccttccagtgaatattcaggatttatttcctttaggattaactggtttgatctccttgcagtccaagggactctcaagagtcttctccagcaccatagccCCTTCCTTTTCCTAAACCTGATCTTTATTAGATAACTAATTGTGTCACTAGTAGACTCACTTCCGTCACCCCCTCTAGACACTGAGGTCCTGTCTTGTCCGTCTCTGTAACCTAGGGCTACAAATCAAACCACCCCATCTCTGCAGCAGGTACCACTGATATACAGAGAAGGTGCTTGATAATTATGTGATGCCTGAATGAACGAATGCTGAAACTAAATTGATCCTCTAAAGATGGGGACCACTTGGGTGGCTGTTTTGCTTGAGAGGACACTGAGATTTCACGTTTACATGCCTTAATCATCTTCTGTGTGCCACATGCTATGTTCAGTACTTTCAGGTCTTGGATTAATTCAGACCGTTACCTGGTGGGTGGACCTCACAAGCCCCCTGTTATaggtgggacttcccaggtgtcacaagtggtaaagactccacccgccagtgtaggagatgcgaGAGAggcgggttcaagccctgggtcaggaagatcccctggaggagggcatggcaacccactccagtattcttgcctggagaatcccatggacagaggagcctggcaggctgtagtccacgggatggcaaagagtcagacatgacgctTTGCACACGTGTTACAGGGGAGGACTCAGGGATTCAGAGAAGATAGGTAGCTTGTCTGAGGCCCCGTTGTTTCtggcggggagggggtgggcagacTCCGGATCTGATACTCTTTCTACTGTGTGATGCTGAATATAAAACCCTGCCTGTTATCTGTATTTAACTCAGTGTTTATCTCCTCAAAGCCAAGGAGCAAATTCTATTAAGGTAACTAATATCCTGCCAGGCTGTAGACAGTGGGTCCCTGGCAGCCCCACCCCAGGGGGCAGCATATCAAGGGGACGTGGGTGCTGGCCGGCCTCTGTGCCGGGCTCCTCTTGTTCTCATAAAAGGGCAGCAGGACAGCCTCCAAAGCCAAATGTCAGGCACAAACCTGACTTTCGCTCCCCTGAGGAGGGAAGTGAACTTGGCTAGAAGCCATCGGGGCATTCAACCTAAGAACCCGGGTACAGGGAGGACGCATAGAACTGACATTCGAAATCAGTGCTGCGTGAAAGAGGAGGCAAAAAGAAGGACATGTGACATGTAATACACTGGAGTTACGATTGTAACATACCACGCTTTGTCAGCCTGATGGTGAGCATCAGGACTGTTGCTGGCAGCTGCCATTCAGTGGCCTTTGCTGAACCAAGGACAATGCTAAGCAGGCGAGCATCTGATGTAGAGCTCCCAGCCACCCAGCCACAGGAGGTGAGGCTGTGGGGTTCAAACCAACCTCTGTCAGCCCCCAGGCCCATCTTCCTGTTTCCCAAAGCTTATTGCCCAGAAAGCTCATGGATATGAAGCTATTAAAGGGCCATGTGGCCATGTAAAGGGGACGTCAGAGTGGACAAAATGAACTGGGTTTCTTTCAGgctggacttctcagagccttcagAAAACTATGGCAATGTCTAAAAGCACCTTGCACCCTGGCTAAAATCCAGCAGCCTGGGTCCCACCCAAGACTAGTGGGTGcaggtggggcctgagaatcAGCATTTCCAACAAGTCTCCAGGCGGATGCCAATGCTGGGCTGGGGACCACCCTTTGAGAACACTGCTATAGAGGGTTGAAAATGACCTGATGTATAAACTCAGCCAAAACGATACCGCCAATCTGTTAACACAGTGAGGGTCCTCCAGATGCTAACCCAGGCATGTTCTAGACGTGTGCGGCCTCCCCGCTATGCCCGACTTCGGGCGTCCAGCTTTGAGAACACTGTCAGCACTCTCGAGTTCCTTGAACTACCCACGGGGAGTTCAGGGAACACTTGCAGATAATACAGGCCCCCACTCTCTCCCGGCCCTGATCGCCCCAGCTGGGACCTCACAACACTCTGCTCTCAGCAGCCAGAGGCCAAGAGCCCTGCTGTCTGAGCTCCCGCAGCCTGCGCCCCACGGCTGTCCTCCCCGGTGCTCGCTCGGCTCCGTCCTGAGGCTGGGCAGCCTGTTACCGTGACGGCCTTCCTCGGAAACCTTGGGAGGATCCCGGACCGTGGCAACCCCAGGGTCGGACTGCCGACTCCTCCCTCCACCAGACTGACCAGACCAGAGGAGCATTCCCGCCAAAGCCTGTTCCAGGTCATCCTCATCCATATGGAATCCCCGCCCACGGGCTGAGTGCTGGGTGAAGCCGGAGAGCAGCGGCATGGTGGGAGCAGCAGGTCCCTGGAAGCACCACCGTGACGCTGTGCTTAGGAGAGGTGGCAGCATGGGAAATGCCCATGAGTCAGCCCTCTTCGTGAGGAAGAGTCACACAGGAAAATCCCAGGTTCCAGCTTGCCCACTGTCGCTCTCAAAGCAGACCCTTTAAACCACTGAGGCCAAGTAACCCCCCCCCCAATATtcagcctccctctctctccctgagtTGCCCCACTACATGTGCCTGGAGTGGACAGGAGGGCTGTCATTGCACAGCAGTCTCATTCATCTCTTTGAATCACCCGAACAACCGGTGAGAGAGGGTGGGGttgttatacccattttacagatgtggagtctgaggcctggagaggttaACTGGCTTGTTAGTGAGATCCCAGCCCAGGTCCTTCTGCGTCACCACCCTGTGGGGTCTCGGCAGGGTTGGGACAAAGCAAAGGCCCGTGCACTTCTGTTTGTTGGTGTGAGTGGTGATGTGTGGACTCACTGACAGCCCAGCCAGCAAAGAATTTGGGGGCaagtcaggaacaagagaagGGCTTGTCTGGCCCACTCCAATCCCACCTGCAATGGGTTCCCAGGGGTCTTGGGGGCTTTGAAGCATCCCATGGTCAGGAAGCTGCCCACCCCAGCAGCCTGGACTACTCCACAGCCGCAAGGCATGGCCCCACATCCAgctcccaacccctcccaccTGGATGGATCCCACAGACACCGGACCTTGATGTGCTGACCGTGAACGGCTCTACCAGACCATTGCCCTGCATTTACAGAGCCTACTGGATATGTTCTCGGAAATTAAATATACAGATTTCCTGGGCATGGTCATCCTGCCCAGGAATTTCCTCTCTTCTCTACACCCCAAACTTGTAACCAAAGAAAGAAGCAAGCAAGCCAGGACATAGCATTTAATGTCATCTCCGCCCTTCCGTATTTTTCATTCTTGCCAGGAGCCCCCCAGCTCCTGCCTCACAGGCCAGACCATGGCCCCAGAGAAGATTAAAAGGAGAACAGACTGAAAGAAGCGAAGACATTTCTGGAAGTCGTAAAGATGTGTTCCTCAGGTCGCAAATGACAGTGGACCTCCCCCGACCCCGTTTCCCCACAAGAATGCACAGAGGAGGGACCGGAGGCCTGGTCCCCTCCCTCCCGTGGGCCAGCCTTGCAGATGGAAACTTACAGCAGCTGGCAGCTCAGCCCAACTCCAGCCCCGATGGGGACATATTTGTGGGCAAGGGA is a window encoding:
- the LMCD1 gene encoding LIM and cysteine-rich domains protein 1, which produces MAKVAKDLNPRVQKMSLGQQQSARGVPCLRCKGTCSGFEPHSWRKICKSCRCSQEDHCLSSDLEDDRKIGRLLMDSKYSTLTARVKGGDGIRIYKRNRMIMTNPIATGKDPTFDTITYEWAPPGVTQKLGLQYMELIPKEKQPVTGTEGALYRRRQLMHQLPIYDQDPSRCRGLLENELKVMEEFVKQYKSEALGVGEVALPGQGGLPKEEGKQQEKPEGAETAAPTANGSIGDPSKEYVCELCKGVAPTDSPVVYSDRAGYSKQWHPTCFVCTKCSEPLVDLIYFWKDGAPWCGRHYCESLRPRCSGCDEIIFSEDYQRVEDLAWHRKHFVCEGCEQPLGGRAYIVTKGQLLCPTCSKSKRS